The Symphalangus syndactylus isolate Jambi chromosome 3, NHGRI_mSymSyn1-v2.1_pri, whole genome shotgun sequence genome has a segment encoding these proteins:
- the QNG1 gene encoding queuosine 5'-phosphate N-glycosylase/hydrolase translates to MDGLLNPRESSKFIAENSRDVFIDSGGVRRVAELLLAKAAGPELRVEGWKALHELNPRAADEAAVNWVFVTDTLNFSFWSEQDEHKCVVRYRGRTYSGYWSLCAAVNRALDEGIPVTSASYYATVTLDQVRNILRSDTDVSMPLVEERHRILNETGKILLEKFGGSFLNCVRESENSAQKLMHLVVESFPSYRDVTLFEGKRVSFYKRAQILVADTWSVLEGKGDGCFKDISSITMFADYRLPQVLAHLGALKYSDDLLKKLLKGEMLSYGDRQEVEIRGCSLWCVELIRDCLLELIEQKGEKPNGEINSILLDYYLWDYARDHREDMKGIPFHRIRCIYY, encoded by the exons ATGGACGGGCTCCTAAATCCCAGGGAATCCTCTAAATTCATTGCAGAAAACAGTCGGGATGTGTTTATTGACAGCGGAGGCGTACGGAGGGTGGCAGAGCTGCTGCTGGCTAAGGCGGCGGGGCCAGAGCTGCGCGTGGAGGGGTGGAAAGCTCTTCATGAGCTGAACCCCAGGGCGGCGGACGAGGCCGCGGTCAACTGGGTGTTCGTGACAGACACGCTCAACTTCTCCTTTTGGTCGGAGCAGGACGAGCACAAGTGTGTGGTGAGGTACAGAGGGAGAACATACAGTGGGTACTGGTCCCTGTGCGCCGCCGTCAACAGAGCCCTCGACGAAG GGATACCAGTAACTAGTGCCTCGTACTACGCGACAGTGACCCTGGATCAGGTTCGGAATATACTTCGTTCTGACACAGACGTTTCCATGCCTTTAGTAGAAGAGAGGCATCGGATTCTCAATGAAACCGGGAAAATTCTTCTGGAGAAGTTTGGAGGCTCTTTTCTCAACTGCGTCCGAGAAAGTGAGAATAGTGCGCAGAAGTTAATGCACCTGGTGGTTGAAAGTTTTCCTTCTTACAGAGATGTGACTCTGTTTGAG GGGAAAAGAGTTTCTTTTTACAAACGAGCCCAAATCCTTGTAGCAGATACGTGGAGTGTATTGGAAGGAAAAGGAGATGGCTGCTTCAAGGACATCTCCAGTATCACCATGTTTGCTGATTATAGATTACCTCAGGTTCTTGCTCATCTTGGAGCCCTGAAATACTCTGATGACCTACTGAAGAAGCTtctcaaag GAGAAATGCTCTCATATGGAGACAGGCAAGAGGTGGAAATCAGAGGGTGCTCGCTTTGGTGTGTTGAGCTGATCCGGGATTGTCTTCTGGAGCTTATTGAACAAAAGGGTGAAAAACCTAATGGAGAGATCAATTCCATTCTTCTGGATTATTACTTATGGGACTATGCCCGTGACCATAGGGAAGATATGAAAGGAATTCCGTTTCATCGCATACGTTGCATATATTATTGA